TAAGGGCCCTTCCGAATAACCCCGCCTGTGGTATGACAGATCGGTCACTCTCCCTGAGAGACGACTATCGGCCGAAGCTATAGGCCGGGGGAAGCCTTCGATCTTACCCGGTCTCGGCTCACGGCTCCACCAGCCTTACTGTTCACCGTCTGCGTGGCGACCACCATCAAAACATCCCCATGATTAAAAAGATGCTTATTAATGCAAGGGAAGAGGAAGAGATTCGTGTGGCTATTATCGAGGATGGAATTTTGCAGGAGCTCGACATTAAATCCACCGCTAAGGAGCAGTTGAAGGGCAACATTTATAAAGCAAAGGTGGTCAATGTCGAGCAAGGCCTCCAGGCTGCATTTGTTGATTTCTCAGGAGGAAAGCCAGGATTTCTTTCCTTGGGGGAGATTCAGCCGAATTATTTGCCGGAAAAAGAGAAGGGCAACCGTCGCCGCATCCAAGAAGTCCTCAAACGGGGTCAAGAGCTCCTCGTCCAAGTCACCAAGGATGAGATCGGAGCTAAGGGAGCTGCGCTGACCACATATATTAGTTTGCCGGGCCGATATCTCGTCTTAATGCCAGGTTCTGATTCCACAGGGATCAGCCGTAAAATCGAGGACGAGGTAACACGTCAGCGACTCAAAAAGATTATGGGACAGCTTGACGTTCCATCAGACATGGGTCTTATCGTGCGAACGGCGGGCCTCGACCGCACCAAAACCGACCTCGGAAAGGACTTAACATATCTCCTCAAGCTCTGGGAGACCATCGCCCAGAAGGGGGAGGAGGCCAAAGCGACTGCCCTCATATACCAAGATCTCAACGTCATCATCCGGGCCATTCGGGATTACTTCACGACCGACATCGGCGAGGTACTCATAGACAACCAAGAAGTCTACCAAGAGGCGAAGGAATTCTTTGCCGACGTGATGCCCCGCTTCGGCCGTCGGGTCAAGCTCTATTCGGATAAGAGACCGCTCTTTTCTAGGTACGATTTGGAGAATCAGATTGAGATGATTTACGAGTGGAAGATACCGCTGAAAGGAGGCGGTTCCATAATCATCGAGCCTACCGAAGCATTGGTGACGATAGACGTGAACTCTGGCCGAGGCTTACCCAAAAAGGGGATGGAGGAAACAGCCTATCAAACCAACCTTGAGGCGGCCCGAGAAGCCGCACGCCAGCTCAGGTTGCGCGACTTGGGCGGGCTTGTCGTCATCGATTTTATCGACATGAGAGACCGGAAACACAAGGCCGCCGTAGAGAGGGAGTTTCGGGCTGCAGTCAAGCCTGACAAGGCCCGCATACAGACCTCCTCCATATCCCGCTTTGGTCTCATGGAGCTTTCCCGTCAAAGGCTCCGCAGTCCACTGATGGACGTGAGCTTTAGCTCCTGCCCAAACTGCCAGGGCCATGGCGTGATAAAATCGACGGAAGCCAAAAGCATGGAGATTCTCCGCAAAATTCACACTGCTGCCGCTCGCGGAAACGTCCGCGAGGTCCGAGGCATCATGTCGGCGTCCGTGGTCGAGTACCTCCTGAATCGAAAACGCAGGGAGCTGCTCCAGATCGAGATCGACTACGACGTAAAAGTGGTGCTCTCAGGCACCACCGAGATTCTGGGAACACACTACGAGCTGGAGTACGTAAGGCGTGACGTGCCAAAGGAAGAAAGGCCGCCCAGGGCCCGGAGACGGCGCCGACGCGCCCCGAAATCCGAGGAGCCGGAGGCAGTGTCCAAACCGCAGGAGGAGCCGGTTTCAGAAGAAGGCCAAGAGGGGTTGTTGCACGCGGGCCTTCGCCTCATTAGTCGCCTGAGGCCCGCCCCGCTCCGGTGGCTCCGTGCCGAGGAGGAAGAGCCTTCCCCCGGACCGACAGCCCACTCCCACCCCACCAGGATGCCTTGGAGGAGGTGGCAGAGGTAATTGAGAGGGGTCAGGCCTCAGGAGGGGGCGAGGATGCACCCGTCTCAACTGAGCAGACCTCATCGGACCGCCGAAGGAGCCGGTCGCGCAGCTCCCGCCGCCGCCGCTCCAGCCGTTCCCGCACCACCTCACCCTCAAAATCCTCCAGCCCTAAGGAGGACGCATAGGTCTAGAGCCCGCAATAGTCAGCGATATGGCGTTGCCGGCGGCGTCCCTTACGGGACGCCGCCGGTTTTTTTTGCGTCCATCGGTACGGCTAGAAGGCGGAATCGCTCTAGCTATTCCGAAGCTTTGGGCCGGTGCTCTACGTTGGGGTCTGCTCATCCCATGATGAGCCAGGCGACGAACAGTCCGTAACAGGTCAGCAACACTATGCCTTCCCGCCTGCTTAGGGTCGCGTGACTTCTGAATAACCACATCAAGAGAAGGTAGAAGGCGAAGGCGACGGGAAATTCCACTCTGAGGGCCGTGGGATTCACGGTGATGGGTTTGAGAATTGCGACGAAGCCCACGCAGACGAGAATGTTGAAGTTGTTGCTGCCGATAACGTTGGCGAGGCTGATCTCGGGCTCTTTGTGATATGCGCTCGAGACTGAGGCCGCGAGCTCCGGAATCGTTGTGCTCAAAGCTACGAGTACAACCCCTAGGGTGAGCCGGCTGATGCCCAGGGTCTCTGCAATTCCGCTGGCGGCTAGCACCACCAAGACCCCGCCGCCAAAGAGCGCCGCCACGGCCACCAGCACCTGGAGTATGGTTGACCCAACTGCGGGCGTGGTCTCAGCCGTAGGCTTGCCCGATTGGAATGCTCTGATATCTCCCGCCGCCGTACGCAGGTGGAGATAGAGGTATCCGCCCATGGCAGCGATCATCACCATCCCCTCGAGCCTCCCGACATGTCGGTTGAGGGCAAATAGAAAGAAGAGGACGAGGACGCCGAGAGCGAGGGGTAATTCCCGCCGCCGGGCTGTCCGGCTCACCTCAATGGGGGTGATGGTAGTAGAGATACCCAGAACGAGGCCTATATTGAGGATGTTGGCCCCAAGAATGGTTCCTAGCGCCAAGTCGTGCTCACCGCTCAGAACCGCTACAAGCACAACACTGAATTCCGGCAGCGAGGTGGCCATAGCAACCAACGTGGAGCCTAGAACCAGGGATGTTACCCCCCATTTCTTGGTAATGGCCAAACATAGAATCACTAGCCGGTTGGCGGAGAAGAGGATGAGCGCTACCCCTCCGAGGTATAGGGGCGCCAGCATCCAGGTAGGGACGGGCATGGGCCAACTTCCTCGTGGCCTAAGGGAGTTTGGCTACTTGAATCGGTAGATTTTGAGCTTTTCGTTGACCCGGATCATGTCTCCGGGCGAAAGCCCATTATACCCCATGAGGTAGTCGAGTCTAACCTTGTGGCGGCTGCTGATTTCGGAGAGCGTGTCTCCCGGCTTCACCAGATAGGTGGTGAGGAAGGGAGCCCTGGTGGTATAGATCGTAAGCTTTTGGCCAGGGAATATCCTGGCGTTTCTCAAACGGTTCCACCGCATGATGTCGCGGTAGGGAACACCGAAGTATCTGCCGATATCGTAGAGGCTGTTGCCCTTTTGGACGACGTACCTGAACCGTTTTCCTTTAGCCGGAGCGGCGGTGGCGGAGGATGGACTCGATGGTGGGGCTTCCCGACCCTGTCCGTCCTTATACATGACAAGGGTTTGACCGGGGCGGATGAGTCCACCCTTAACGCCGTTCCAATAAGCGATTTTCGCCGGTGCAATTCCGAAGCGCCGGCCAATAGTCCAGAGATTGTCGCCCCGGCGCACCCGGTAGGAGACGGTGCTAGCCCTGGCGGCACCGGCGCCCGGCCGAAGGGTACGGGCCGCCGCGAGCGCCTGTGCTACGGCGGCGCCTTTCCCCCGAGGGACGGCAAGAGGGAAGTTGATCACCCTTGACGGGGTGGAGCGTTCTTTGGGGGTGAGGTCGGGGTTGAGCTTGCGGAGGGCCCCCTCGGTGATCCCAGCGTATTTGGCAAGCTTGCTCAGACGAGTCGGCGTCGTGACGATCATCCAGTCCACATCTCCCAGAGGCCTTGGTGCGGTGAAGCCGTAGCGTTCAGGATATTTGGCAACAATTGCGGCCGCGATAACCCGTGGTATGTATTCCCTCGTCTCACGGCGCAGGCATCCTCGGATGGCCCAAAAGTTTCTTTCCTCGAATGGGTCGTCAAGCCGCTTGAGGCAGGAGGTGATTTTTCCCTCTCCAGCGTTGTAGCTCGCCATCGCCAGCAAGAAAGATCGGGAGCCGAAGATGGCCACCAGGTCGAGAAAGTACTCACGGGCGGCGATGGTCGATTTCACTGGGTCGAGCCTCTCGTCCCGCCACTTATCTATGCGGAGTCCGTAGGAGCGGCCCGTCGAGCGGATGAATTGCCAAAGTCCGCGGGCTTTGGCTCTGCTTGTTACCGTCGGCGAGTAGCCGCTTTCCACCAGGGCCATGTAGGCCATATCCTCTGGTACCTTCTTTTGTCTGAATATGACGGTGATGAGCGGAACGTACTTCCCCGATCGCCTCAGTGCTTTTTTGAAGAATTTTTTCCTGGGGCCCTGATAGTCGGTGATGAAGTGCTGCACGCTCTCTACGAAAACGGGCGGGACGGTGTAAGAATCTTCCCCGAACTTGGCCACAAGCCGGATAATCTCTCTTTCAAGAAACGCTTTCTCGGGGAGAGTGGATGGATTATGTGCGGAGTAGTGGCTTGGCAGGGAAGGCCCCCAAGAAGACGTCCCCTCGGAGGACTCCTCGGAGGACTCCTCGGCCAGGATCCTCGACCCACCACGGTGAGCGCCCTGCTTTAAGGGGAAGCCCCTTACTTGGTTGTGGATGGCTGTAAGGTCGAAGTGACGGTAGGCTTGCGGCAGACCCACCTGAATGAGCTTCAAATCTTTGTAGGGTTCCGGCAGGTCGGCCCGATGGATAATGTCTAGCGCATTATCGAAAGCCCTGCGGGTTTTCTCCCAGTCGTTGGCCTCATATGCCCTCAAACCCTGGAGCACTTCGGAGCGAGCTTGGAGGATAATGCTCTCGTTGGTGCCTCCGGCGAACCTCGTCCCAGTAGGTGGCGGCGGCAATTGAGAGTTTGCCGGCGGCACGCAACCAGACAACAGGGTGCTAATTAGGAAAATCGCGGAAAAAATGGGGGTCCGGCAACGAGATTTTGGGGTCGCGCTCACTATGGCCGAAGTCCCTCGATTATCGCTATAATATTGGAAAGGAACAGATATTATATAACATGATAGAATATTATACCCGGTTAATGGTGGACTGTCCACCCCCCTTTCCCCGCATCTAGAGGGACTCTGGCTCGTAGTCCGGCGGAAGGTTGCCAATCTGTTTTTCGTGGGCTATAAATTCCGCCTGTAGGTGATGGACCATTGAGGGTAAACGGTCGTAGAGCCTCTTCGCCTCACGCTCGCCTCCTCGTTCCATCAAGTAGGACGTAAGCAGCGGGATGGCGATGGTGGCGTCAACATATGCCGTCACCGCGTGGCGAAGCGCGTCCGGGTCGATTTTGCCCCACGAGACCGCCTCTGAAGGCGTGGCGCCCGACAAGCCCCCAGTATCGGGCCGCGCGTCGGTGAACTGGATGAAGTAGTCGTGGGGCATCTCCTCAAGGCCGAGGATGTCTTCAAGCTGCGGCCCCGTCTGCAGGAGGAAATTCTTAGGGGCTCCCCCACCAATCGACACTGCACCGCTCTTGCCCTTTTGCTTAGAGTGGTGGACGATGGCCGCCGTTTCGTTGACATCGCGGCTGATGTCGAAGACGATGGTCTTGCCTACGAGGGCCCTCTCAGCTACAACGAGGCCTATGGAGCTATCGCCTGGCGAGGCGACGTAGATGGGAACCCCTGCGGCGTAGGCCGCAGCAAGCATTGTTGCGCCCCCCAGGCCGAGGCGCTTTTCACTCTCGGCTATCTTCTCGCCTAGGCGGTAGTGAAGCTCCGCCGAGCCCATGGTTCGCTGGAAGACGGGGTCTTCGAAGACCTTTCGAAGCCACTGGTCGGTGGCCCGCATGGCTTCGAACTCGATGATGACGTCGTAGATGCGAATGAGCTTCCGTTTGCGCAGCTCCTTGTCGTCAAGGCCGGGGCTGCCTCGATAAAAAGAATAACCGAGGCCCAGGTGTAGGTCGTGGTAGAGGACTGCGCCGGTCGTGACGATCCAGTCCACGTAGTTGCGCTGGATCAGGGGCACCAGGCAGGATGTCCCTAGGCCGGCAGGGGTTAGTGCTCCCGAGAGGCTCAGGCCTACGGTTACATCGTCTCGCAGCAGACTGGTGGCATAGAGTCGGCAGGCCTCCCTGATCCGGGCGGCGTTGAATGCGTGGAAGGCCGAATCAATCAGGTCCGCCGGGCTCATCCCGGCAGTCAGGGGTGTCAGGTCAAGTTCTGGCAGCTTTGGATCGCTCATGGGTGGGTGCTCGTGAACCGTGAAAGCTAAGCGGGTGGGTCAAAACCATACAATACACGTAAAACGCCCGGAGGTTACCACATTCTCCCAGTCTTGACAAGGGTGGGGGGAAAGGGTTTACGCCTCCGGCCCGGCTTATGTTAAGGTCTTCGTCGTTCTAAGGACGCATTGGCCTTAGGCTCTAATCGATGGAGGTGTGATGGTTCCTGGACCGACCTCTTCTTACACTATTCGCGTAGGCATTGACACCGGTGGCACCTTCACCGACTTCATGGTCGCCTCCGATGAGGGGGTTCGCGTCCATAAGGTGCTCTCTACGCCCCATGACCCGGCCGAGGCGGTGCTCCGTGGACTCGAGCAGCTGGGCCTCGAGCCGGCGGCATGCGAGATAACCTACGGCTCTACGGTTGC
The nucleotide sequence above comes from Nitrospinota bacterium. Encoded proteins:
- a CDS encoding Rne/Rng family ribonuclease, with the translated sequence MAIIEDGILQELDIKSTAKEQLKGNIYKAKVVNVEQGLQAAFVDFSGGKPGFLSLGEIQPNYLPEKEKGNRRRIQEVLKRGQELLVQVTKDEIGAKGAALTTYISLPGRYLVLMPGSDSTGISRKIEDEVTRQRLKKIMGQLDVPSDMGLIVRTAGLDRTKTDLGKDLTYLLKLWETIAQKGEEAKATALIYQDLNVIIRAIRDYFTTDIGEVLIDNQEVYQEAKEFFADVMPRFGRRVKLYSDKRPLFSRYDLENQIEMIYEWKIPLKGGGSIIIEPTEALVTIDVNSGRGLPKKGMEETAYQTNLEAAREAARQLRLRDLGGLVVIDFIDMRDRKHKAAVEREFRAAVKPDKARIQTSSISRFGLMELSRQRLRSPLMDVSFSSCPNCQGHGVIKSTEAKSMEILRKIHTAAARGNVREVRGIMSASVVEYLLNRKRRELLQIEIDYDVKVVLSGTTEILGTHYELEYVRRDVPKEERPPRARRRRRRAPKSEEPEAVSKPQEEPVSEEGQEGLLHAGLRLISRLRPAPLRWLRAEEEEPSPGPTAHSHPTRMPWRRWQR
- a CDS encoding calcium/sodium antiporter; amino-acid sequence: MPVPTWMLAPLYLGGVALILFSANRLVILCLAITKKWGVTSLVLGSTLVAMATSLPEFSVVLVAVLSGEHDLALGTILGANILNIGLVLGISTTITPIEVSRTARRRELPLALGVLVLFFLFALNRHVGRLEGMVMIAAMGGYLYLHLRTAAGDIRAFQSGKPTAETTPAVGSTILQVLVAVAALFGGGVLVVLAASGIAETLGISRLTLGVVLVALSTTIPELAASVSSAYHKEPEISLANVIGSNNFNILVCVGFVAILKPITVNPTALRVEFPVAFAFYLLLMWLFRSHATLSRREGIVLLTCYGLFVAWLIMG
- a CDS encoding LysM peptidoglycan-binding domain-containing protein, with protein sequence MPPPPTGTRFAGGTNESIILQARSEVLQGLRAYEANDWEKTRRAFDNALDIIHRADLPEPYKDLKLIQVGLPQAYRHFDLTAIHNQVRGFPLKQGAHRGGSRILAEESSEESSEGTSSWGPSLPSHYSAHNPSTLPEKAFLEREIIRLVAKFGEDSYTVPPVFVESVQHFITDYQGPRKKFFKKALRRSGKYVPLITVIFRQKKVPEDMAYMALVESGYSPTVTSRAKARGLWQFIRSTGRSYGLRIDKWRDERLDPVKSTIAAREYFLDLVAIFGSRSFLLAMASYNAGEGKITSCLKRLDDPFEERNFWAIRGCLRRETREYIPRVIAAAIVAKYPERYGFTAPRPLGDVDWMIVTTPTRLSKLAKYAGITEGALRKLNPDLTPKERSTPSRVINFPLAVPRGKGAAVAQALAAARTLRPGAGAARASTVSYRVRRGDNLWTIGRRFGIAPAKIAYWNGVKGGLIRPGQTLVMYKDGQGREAPPSSPSSATAAPAKGKRFRYVVQKGNSLYDIGRYFGVPYRDIMRWNRLRNARIFPGQKLTIYTTRAPFLTTYLVKPGDTLSEISSRHKVRLDYLMGYNGLSPGDMIRVNEKLKIYRFK
- a CDS encoding deoxyhypusine synthase, producing MSDPKLPELDLTPLTAGMSPADLIDSAFHAFNAARIREACRLYATSLLRDDVTVGLSLSGALTPAGLGTSCLVPLIQRNYVDWIVTTGAVLYHDLHLGLGYSFYRGSPGLDDKELRKRKLIRIYDVIIEFEAMRATDQWLRKVFEDPVFQRTMGSAELHYRLGEKIAESEKRLGLGGATMLAAAYAAGVPIYVASPGDSSIGLVVAERALVGKTIVFDISRDVNETAAIVHHSKQKGKSGAVSIGGGAPKNFLLQTGPQLEDILGLEEMPHDYFIQFTDARPDTGGLSGATPSEAVSWGKIDPDALRHAVTAYVDATIAIPLLTSYLMERGGEREAKRLYDRLPSMVHHLQAEFIAHEKQIGNLPPDYEPESL